The following are encoded in a window of Pseudoalteromonas tetraodonis genomic DNA:
- a CDS encoding ferredoxin--NADP reductase: MSNWIDATVKSVKWWNESLFSLTVNADVEPFKAGQFTKLSVMDGEKRIARAYSYVNAPDDPNLEFYLINVVDGQLSSHLAQLTPGDTVLIERRASGFFTLDEVPASEQLWMLSTGTAIGPFLSILQQSEVWQKYKHINLVHGVRLNSDLSYQELINKLLKAHPGQLNYVPVVSREEPLQGLAGRITTVIKNNALSEHVGLCATPNNAQFMLCGNPQMVKDTSELLVAQNYKRNRRKEPGHITVEQYW, translated from the coding sequence ATGTCTAATTGGATTGATGCCACAGTAAAGTCAGTTAAATGGTGGAATGAATCGTTATTTAGCTTAACGGTTAACGCCGATGTAGAACCGTTTAAAGCAGGGCAATTTACAAAGCTTTCTGTTATGGACGGTGAAAAACGCATTGCTCGTGCTTACTCGTATGTTAACGCACCAGATGATCCAAATTTAGAATTTTATTTAATTAATGTAGTCGATGGCCAATTGTCATCGCATTTAGCACAACTTACCCCAGGTGACACTGTACTAATAGAGCGCCGTGCTAGCGGTTTTTTTACCCTTGACGAAGTGCCAGCGAGTGAACAACTTTGGATGCTTAGCACCGGCACCGCTATTGGCCCGTTTTTATCAATATTGCAGCAAAGTGAGGTATGGCAAAAATACAAACATATCAACTTAGTGCATGGGGTGCGCCTAAATAGCGATTTAAGCTATCAGGAGCTAATTAATAAGTTATTAAAGGCTCATCCTGGGCAGCTTAATTATGTGCCAGTAGTTAGCCGTGAGGAGCCTTTACAAGGTTTAGCAGGGCGAATAACCACAGTGATAAAAAATAACGCGCTATCTGAACATGTGGGGCTGTGTGCTACCCCCAATAATGCACAGTTTATGTTGTGTGGTAATCCACAAATGGTTAAAGATACCAGTGAGTTATTAGTGGCTCAAAACTATAAGCGTAATCGTCGAAAAGAGCCGGGGCATATTACGGTTGAGCAGTATTGGTAA
- the deoD gene encoding purine-nucleoside phosphorylase has translation MSTPHISANVGDFAETVLMPGDPLRAQYIAENFLDDAVQVTGVRNMYGFTGTYKGKPVSIMGSGMGIPSMSIYARELIVSFGVKNIIRIGTCGGIGSDIKIRDVIFAQGASTDSNVNRARVRGTDFAAIANFDLLLNGVNAAKDLGIDAKVGNVFTTDTFYQADDTFYKDLDKLGVLAVDMETAGLYGVAAEYGAKAMALFTVSDHVITGEATPADERQTTFNEMVKIALESI, from the coding sequence ATGAGTACTCCGCATATCAGTGCAAACGTAGGTGATTTTGCCGAAACAGTATTAATGCCAGGCGATCCGCTACGCGCACAATATATTGCTGAAAACTTTTTAGATGATGCAGTGCAAGTAACCGGCGTACGTAACATGTACGGCTTTACTGGAACTTACAAAGGTAAGCCAGTGAGCATTATGGGTTCTGGCATGGGCATTCCTTCAATGTCAATTTATGCTCGTGAGCTTATTGTCAGTTTTGGCGTTAAAAATATTATTCGTATAGGTACCTGTGGTGGTATTGGTAGCGATATTAAAATTCGCGACGTAATTTTTGCACAAGGTGCAAGCACAGATTCAAACGTAAATCGTGCCCGCGTTCGTGGCACTGACTTTGCTGCCATTGCTAACTTTGACCTACTTTTAAACGGCGTAAATGCAGCTAAAGATTTAGGTATTGATGCAAAAGTAGGCAACGTATTTACTACCGATACTTTTTATCAAGCAGACGACACGTTTTATAAAGATCTAGACAAACTAGGTGTACTCGCTGTTGATATGGAAACAGCTGGCTTATACGGCGTAGCAGCAGAATACGGTGCAAAAGCAATGGCATTATTTACCGTCAGTGATCATGTAATCACCGGCGAAGCAACACCTGCAGATGAGCGTCAAACCACGTTCAACGAAATGGTTAAAATTGCCCTAGAGTCAATTTAA
- a CDS encoding nuclear transport factor 2 family protein, whose amino-acid sequence MKPSFIIYACLFAAFTLNCHAIEQSASSNNAELTQPEKVQPQQDALDTLTQEANIPKQPDVKKVTADDSKVLGSESTKPVEQPKSKVDKAQAVVEAEQAVTQAKEALTARQQAKAKQSRESLAVIEQLVKAYNARNIEEFIRMYDEDVEFYIFPNELLFKGKEKLIARYGIMFKKLKCLHSSPIKRIVHGDIVIDHELSETCSNDPNVIDKRSELISSYQIKDGKVVRVLFFR is encoded by the coding sequence ATGAAACCTTCATTCATTATATATGCGTGTTTATTCGCCGCTTTCACATTAAACTGTCATGCTATAGAGCAATCGGCATCATCAAACAATGCTGAACTGACACAGCCAGAAAAAGTACAGCCGCAACAAGATGCACTTGATACGTTAACTCAAGAGGCTAACATACCTAAACAACCCGATGTAAAGAAAGTGACTGCAGATGATTCTAAAGTACTTGGCAGCGAATCAACGAAGCCGGTTGAACAGCCTAAAAGTAAAGTAGATAAAGCACAAGCGGTCGTCGAGGCTGAGCAAGCAGTGACGCAAGCAAAAGAGGCACTTACAGCAAGGCAACAAGCCAAAGCAAAACAGTCTCGTGAGTCACTTGCTGTTATAGAGCAATTAGTTAAAGCCTACAACGCGCGAAACATTGAAGAATTTATTCGTATGTATGATGAAGATGTTGAGTTTTATATTTTCCCGAATGAGCTATTATTTAAAGGTAAAGAAAAATTAATTGCGCGTTATGGCATTATGTTTAAAAAGCTAAAGTGTCTTCACTCATCACCTATTAAGCGTATTGTGCATGGTGACATTGTGATTGACCATGAGCTATCAGAAACCTGCTCTAACGATCCGAACGTGATAGATAAACGTTCAGAGCTTATTTCAAGCTATCAAATTAAAGATGGCAAAGTGGTTAGGGTATTATTTTTTAGGTAA
- a CDS encoding tetratricopeptide repeat protein yields MRFYFLLFIVFIGVFSSAVQAADKNTEALNEQQQRELAQLEAPLYKPLLERYILDELKSVRQDQQKLREDVTKQVTHAQLDTADRALTYTTDTINNVFFIITATASILVLVGWNSLRDVKNKVEDIVNTRVSVITDEYEDRLKILEEKLRVRSEEILSNQERISITNEVHSLWMRANLESDIANKIEIFDEILKRKPEDVEAIAYKADALLELNETEQAIELCNQAIDIDSDYGYAYWQRACAYALTHEHADALADIKMSLEYSPNLRNELLHESAFASLHDNDSFNAIVSNEA; encoded by the coding sequence ATGCGTTTTTATTTTTTACTATTTATTGTATTTATTGGTGTTTTTTCATCTGCGGTGCAAGCTGCTGATAAAAACACCGAAGCACTCAACGAGCAACAACAGCGTGAATTAGCACAGCTAGAAGCCCCTTTGTACAAACCATTACTTGAACGTTATATTCTCGATGAATTAAAGTCGGTTCGCCAAGATCAACAAAAACTGCGTGAAGACGTGACCAAACAAGTTACGCATGCACAGTTAGACACTGCCGATCGGGCGCTTACCTACACCACAGATACCATTAATAATGTATTTTTTATTATTACCGCCACCGCGTCTATTTTGGTATTAGTGGGCTGGAACTCGTTACGTGATGTAAAGAACAAAGTAGAAGATATAGTAAACACCCGAGTGAGTGTTATTACTGATGAGTATGAAGATCGCTTGAAAATATTAGAAGAAAAACTGCGAGTACGCTCTGAAGAAATACTCAGTAACCAAGAACGCATATCAATCACTAATGAAGTTCATTCGTTATGGATGCGAGCCAACCTTGAAAGTGATATTGCGAATAAAATTGAAATATTCGATGAAATTTTAAAACGTAAACCAGAAGATGTAGAAGCCATTGCCTACAAAGCGGATGCTTTATTAGAATTAAATGAGACTGAGCAAGCTATTGAGCTTTGTAATCAAGCAATTGATATAGATAGCGACTATGGTTACGCATACTGGCAGCGCGCCTGTGCGTATGCTTTAACGCATGAGCATGCAGATGCTCTAGCCGATATAAAAATGTCGCTTGAATACTCACCCAACTTACGAAACGAGCTACTTCATGAAAGTGCCTTTGCCAGTCTGCATGATAACGACAGCTTTAATGCGATAGTTTCAAACGAAGCCTAA